The Citrifermentans bemidjiense Bem genome window below encodes:
- a CDS encoding DUF4197 domain-containing protein, with the protein MNRKFCALFAVLALVAIVALPASGFAGFMDTLTQGLEKFRGTGSNLDDSTIVKGLKEALATGTTRAVKSASQRDGYFRNEAIKILVPEKLRTATNLLGKFGFQPQVDDFELRMNRAAEKAAPMATDYFVSALKQMTFDDARKILNGGDTAATEYFRGKTGDKIFTAFKPVVTSSMQDVGAANSYRQLLKKLQAVPFGSAAVESLDLDNYVTGKAVDGLFTMLGEEEKKIRTDPAARGTELLRKVFGK; encoded by the coding sequence ATGAACCGTAAGTTTTGTGCACTCTTCGCAGTTTTAGCCCTCGTTGCCATCGTTGCCCTCCCGGCATCCGGTTTTGCCGGCTTCATGGATACCCTGACGCAGGGGCTCGAGAAATTCCGCGGCACTGGGAGCAACTTGGACGATTCCACCATCGTCAAGGGACTTAAGGAGGCGCTCGCCACCGGCACCACCAGGGCGGTCAAGTCCGCCTCTCAGCGCGACGGCTACTTCCGCAACGAGGCAATCAAGATTCTCGTCCCCGAGAAGCTTCGCACCGCCACGAACCTCTTGGGCAAGTTCGGATTTCAACCGCAGGTGGACGATTTCGAGCTGCGGATGAACCGCGCTGCAGAGAAAGCGGCACCCATGGCCACCGACTACTTCGTTTCGGCCCTGAAGCAGATGACTTTCGACGATGCCCGCAAGATCCTGAACGGCGGCGATACCGCCGCCACAGAGTACTTCCGGGGCAAGACCGGCGACAAGATCTTTACCGCCTTCAAACCGGTGGTGACCTCCAGCATGCAGGATGTCGGCGCCGCCAATAGCTACAGGCAGCTCCTCAAAAAACTCCAGGCCGTCCCCTTCGGTTCGGCCGCAGTCGAATCGCTGGACCTCGACAACTACGTCACCGGGAAAGCAGTTGACGGTCTCTTCACCATGCTGGGCGAAGAGGAAAAGAAGATACGGACCGACCCGGCGGCCAGGGGAACCGAGCTGCTGCGCAAGGTATTCGGGAAATAG
- a CDS encoding GTP pyrophosphokinase: MASLDFEQEKELFRKYYDRNHKQLTAAKDAYVGIVRTLIRQSDVGEATKIEGRVKDKDECIKKFQRKYQGKLEADEQPYSISDFISDLIGVRIVCLYEDEVPVVSELLQRHFKILNVTDKTSAVESTEDSFGYKGLHMDLTLNPDAAYPCKHLPAAEMCFEVQIRSLIQDAWSMLDHKIKYKRSIPVDLKRRINVLAALFELADREFKEIRNATSDLMQQATVTQIEPADGIVEASGQAAAAATKTVNVFNFLPIAGHFFRDFPFDDQKVDDFVQDILERDGTLQKADLHRCLNENLKVVREYSEHVIAENPNRTFTAYTSIRHCLYLYNQEKFERILSRRNRERFAAWLKVNPTTQQLVNPASV; the protein is encoded by the coding sequence ATGGCATCACTGGATTTTGAGCAGGAAAAAGAACTATTCAGGAAGTACTACGACAGGAACCACAAGCAGTTGACTGCGGCCAAGGATGCCTACGTCGGCATTGTCAGGACATTGATCAGGCAAAGCGATGTAGGTGAGGCCACCAAAATAGAAGGGCGCGTCAAGGACAAAGATGAGTGCATCAAGAAGTTCCAGCGTAAGTACCAGGGCAAGTTGGAGGCCGACGAACAACCCTACAGCATCAGTGACTTCATATCCGACTTGATAGGCGTCAGGATCGTCTGTCTCTACGAGGATGAAGTTCCCGTGGTGTCGGAATTGCTGCAGCGGCACTTCAAGATACTGAACGTTACCGATAAAACCTCTGCAGTGGAAAGCACGGAAGATTCCTTCGGCTACAAAGGTCTGCACATGGACCTGACCCTGAATCCCGATGCCGCTTACCCCTGCAAACACCTCCCGGCGGCGGAGATGTGCTTCGAGGTTCAGATCAGGTCCCTGATCCAGGACGCCTGGAGCATGCTGGACCACAAGATCAAGTACAAGAGATCGATCCCCGTAGATCTGAAGCGCAGGATCAATGTCCTCGCCGCCCTTTTCGAACTGGCGGACCGCGAATTCAAGGAGATCAGGAACGCCACTTCGGACCTGATGCAGCAGGCGACGGTCACTCAGATCGAGCCCGCCGACGGCATAGTGGAAGCGTCAGGGCAGGCGGCAGCTGCCGCCACAAAAACGGTGAACGTCTTCAACTTCCTCCCCATAGCAGGGCATTTCTTCAGGGATTTCCCTTTCGATGACCAAAAGGTGGACGATTTTGTCCAGGACATACTGGAGCGGGACGGCACTTTGCAGAAGGCCGATCTGCACCGGTGCCTGAACGAGAATCTGAAGGTGGTCAGGGAGTACAGCGAGCATGTGATCGCAGAAAACCCCAACCGTACCTTCACTGCCTACACCTCGATCAGGCATTGTCTTTATCTCTATAACCAGGAGAAATTCGAGCGGATCTTGTCGAGAAGAAACAGGGAGCGCTTCGCGGCATGGCTGAAGGTAAACCCGACAACGCAGCAGCTTGTTAATCCGGCTTCAGTTTAA
- the cmoB gene encoding tRNA 5-methoxyuridine(34)/uridine 5-oxyacetic acid(34) synthase CmoB, with protein sequence MSNYDALYRQLAAMGQERWAEQLQATLPDKLALESTAKMAGWQSAMQSLPEISPSRIELLDTVTIGSSDDLGQVDREELMAHLQAFHPWRKGPYNFFGIEIDTEWRSDWKWERLLPHIQPLAGRRVIDVGCGNGYHGWRMRGAGAEFVLGIEPFLLSVQQFQVMQRYLCDPQHHVIPIGIEEVPPNLACFDSVFSMGVLYHRRSPLDHLFELKGCLRPGGELILETLIVEGDRETIFMPPGRYAKMRNVWFIPSIAAMTLWLERCGFTDIACVDTNRTSREEQRSTEWMRFESLADFLDPDDAQKTIEGHPAPLRAIFTATKP encoded by the coding sequence ATGAGCAACTACGACGCCCTCTATCGCCAGCTAGCCGCCATGGGTCAGGAACGCTGGGCAGAGCAGCTGCAAGCGACCCTGCCGGATAAACTGGCCCTCGAAAGTACCGCCAAGATGGCCGGCTGGCAAAGCGCCATGCAATCGCTGCCGGAAATAAGCCCGTCCAGAATCGAGCTGCTGGATACCGTCACCATCGGCAGCAGCGACGACCTCGGCCAAGTCGACCGCGAAGAGCTGATGGCGCACCTCCAGGCCTTTCACCCCTGGCGCAAAGGCCCCTACAATTTCTTCGGCATCGAGATCGATACCGAGTGGCGCTCCGACTGGAAATGGGAGCGGCTGCTGCCGCACATTCAACCGCTGGCGGGACGCAGAGTCATCGACGTCGGCTGCGGCAACGGCTATCACGGCTGGCGCATGCGCGGCGCCGGCGCCGAGTTCGTCCTCGGCATCGAGCCCTTCCTGCTTTCGGTGCAGCAGTTCCAGGTGATGCAACGCTACCTTTGCGATCCGCAGCATCATGTCATCCCCATCGGCATCGAGGAGGTCCCCCCTAACCTCGCCTGCTTCGACAGCGTCTTCTCCATGGGCGTCCTTTACCATCGCCGCTCCCCGCTGGACCATCTTTTCGAGCTGAAAGGGTGTCTGCGCCCGGGTGGGGAATTGATTCTGGAGACGCTGATTGTGGAAGGGGATCGGGAGACCATCTTCATGCCGCCGGGACGTTACGCCAAGATGCGCAACGTCTGGTTCATACCGTCCATTGCGGCGATGACCTTGTGGCTTGAGCGCTGCGGGTTCACCGACATTGCCTGCGTCGACACCAACCGTACCAGCCGCGAAGAGCAGCGCTCCACCGAGTGGATGCGCTTTGAATCGCTGGCCGATTTTCTTGATCCGGACGATGCACAGAAGACGATTGAAGGGCACCCCGCGCCGCTAAGGGCGATCTTTACGGCGACGAAGCCGTAG
- a CDS encoding IclR family transcriptional regulator, whose protein sequence is MKTGKKNTNYNRSVCRALDVLEQFLLEDHEIGLTELSRRLKLPKNNIFRLLATLQLRNYVSKDPVTERYQLGFMTVELAQKALQQRGLGGARTVMERLVRACNETTCVSIMSDYSVINLDSVECDHNLRVMPALGVQLPAYCTAPGKSLMAHFADEAIAKYTSNNKFEKHTPHTITDAESWKDQLREIARQGYAVESEELNLGVTSVGAPIRDYTSRVIGAVSMLGPSQRFHRERIEQELVPLLKRGAADISAALGY, encoded by the coding sequence ATGAAAACCGGTAAGAAAAACACGAACTACAACCGAAGCGTCTGCCGCGCGCTGGACGTTCTGGAGCAGTTCCTCCTGGAGGACCACGAGATCGGTCTGACGGAGCTGAGCCGGCGCCTCAAGCTGCCTAAGAACAACATCTTCCGTTTGCTGGCGACACTGCAGCTGCGCAACTACGTCTCCAAGGACCCGGTGACGGAGCGGTATCAACTGGGGTTCATGACGGTGGAACTGGCCCAGAAGGCCCTCCAGCAGCGGGGACTGGGAGGAGCACGGACGGTCATGGAGCGGTTGGTGCGCGCGTGCAACGAGACCACCTGCGTCTCGATCATGTCTGACTACAGCGTGATAAATCTCGACTCGGTCGAGTGTGACCACAACCTGCGGGTCATGCCCGCCCTTGGCGTGCAGCTTCCCGCCTACTGCACCGCGCCGGGAAAGTCATTAATGGCGCATTTTGCCGATGAGGCGATCGCCAAGTACACCTCGAACAACAAGTTCGAAAAGCACACGCCGCACACCATCACCGATGCGGAGAGCTGGAAGGACCAACTGCGGGAAATTGCCCGGCAGGGGTACGCAGTGGAGTCGGAGGAATTGAACCTGGGAGTGACCAGCGTCGGCGCCCCCATCCGCGACTACACCTCGCGCGTCATCGGAGCGGTGAGCATGCTCGGCCCCTCGCAGCGCTTTCATCGCGAGCGGATAGAGCAGGAGCTTGTGCCGCTT
- a CDS encoding entericidin A/B family lipoprotein, with translation MKRKIAGAIVVLAYMVTMSACHTVKGVGQDMQSGGRSIENSSGK, from the coding sequence ATGAAACGCAAAATTGCAGGTGCAATCGTTGTCCTGGCCTATATGGTGACCATGTCAGCCTGCCATACCGTGAAAGGTGTCGGCCAAGACATGCAAAGCGGCGGAAGATCCATAGAGAATTCGTCCGGGAAGTAG
- a CDS encoding ABC transporter ATP-binding protein yields the protein MDRYGTVVNCKGVTKSYGTGAARVHALRGVDLEIRYGEVLMLVGPSGSGKTTLLSLISGILDPDDGECAVLDHVYRDFSATERARFRGRAIGFVFQAFNLLPSLTAAENVAVPMLINGISRRDAALKARRMLDAIGLGGRVDALPDQLSGGEQQRVAVARALVHGPKILLCDEPTSNLDHASGDHVMEMLRREALAPDRAVVVVTHDIRLFRFADRITHLEDGMLVESNPGRTRETSP from the coding sequence ATGGATAGGTATGGTACCGTTGTCAATTGTAAAGGGGTGACAAAATCCTACGGTACCGGTGCTGCTCGTGTGCATGCATTGCGGGGCGTGGATCTTGAAATTCGCTACGGGGAAGTGCTTATGCTGGTCGGGCCTTCCGGCAGCGGTAAGACTACTCTTCTTTCACTGATATCCGGAATCCTCGATCCGGATGACGGGGAGTGTGCGGTTCTCGACCACGTGTACCGGGATTTCAGCGCGACCGAACGAGCCCGTTTCCGGGGCAGGGCCATCGGCTTTGTGTTTCAAGCGTTCAATCTACTGCCATCGCTTACTGCCGCGGAAAACGTCGCGGTGCCGATGCTGATCAACGGGATTTCGCGTAGGGACGCTGCCTTGAAAGCCCGGCGCATGTTGGATGCTATTGGCCTCGGCGGGAGAGTGGATGCGCTACCGGACCAACTGAGCGGTGGAGAGCAGCAGCGGGTGGCGGTAGCGCGTGCGTTGGTGCATGGCCCTAAAATTCTCCTTTGTGACGAGCCTACCAGCAACCTCGACCATGCCTCGGGGGACCACGTGATGGAGATGCTGCGTCGCGAGGCGCTCGCGCCGGACCGGGCAGTGGTTGTGGTGACACACGATATCCGCCTGTTCCGGTTTGCCGACCGCATCACCCATTTGGAAGACGGCATGCTCGTCGAGTCGAACCCGGGACGGACGCGGGAGACGTCACCGTGA
- the cmoA gene encoding carboxy-S-adenosyl-L-methionine synthase CmoA, translating into MTRKTDDIFAAPLQEMIDFKFDERVVAVFPDMIQRSVPGYGMIISNIGILAAKYAQAGSHCYDLGCSLGAATLSMRQRISQPNCDIIAVDNSPAMIERGRELLARDSQPTVPVALICANIQDVVIENASVVVLNFTLQFIPPEQRLALIKRIHAGLRPGGILILSEKIAFSEPARQHFHVEMHHDFKRANGYSDMEISQKRSALENVMIPETVACHQERLLQAGFSSSELWFQCFNFASMVAFK; encoded by the coding sequence GTGACCAGAAAAACCGACGATATCTTTGCTGCGCCTCTGCAGGAAATGATCGATTTTAAATTCGATGAACGCGTAGTCGCAGTCTTTCCCGACATGATACAACGCTCGGTCCCCGGTTACGGGATGATCATATCCAACATCGGCATCCTCGCCGCCAAGTACGCCCAGGCCGGAAGTCACTGCTACGATCTCGGCTGCTCCCTCGGGGCCGCTACCCTCTCCATGCGCCAGCGAATCAGCCAGCCCAACTGCGACATAATCGCCGTCGACAACTCCCCGGCCATGATCGAGCGCGGCCGTGAACTCCTGGCACGCGATTCCCAGCCGACCGTCCCGGTGGCGCTGATCTGTGCCAATATCCAGGACGTCGTCATCGAGAACGCCTCGGTCGTCGTCCTAAACTTCACCCTGCAGTTCATTCCCCCGGAGCAACGTCTGGCCCTGATCAAGCGGATCCATGCCGGGCTCAGGCCGGGCGGCATCCTCATCCTCTCCGAAAAGATAGCTTTCAGCGAGCCGGCGCGGCAGCACTTTCACGTAGAAATGCATCACGACTTCAAACGGGCCAACGGTTACAGCGATATGGAGATCAGCCAAAAGCGGTCGGCGCTGGAAAACGTGATGATCCCGGAGACCGTCGCCTGCCACCAGGAGCGGCTGCTGCAGGCTGGCTTCTCCTCCTCCGAGCTTTGGTTCCAGTGCTTCAACTTCGCCTCCATGGTCGCATTTAAATGA
- a CDS encoding ABC transporter permease — protein sequence MSEVIYVALKMLFGDRGKFAGLVFGIAFTSFLVTFAASYFAGFMTRGFALLTENGTADVWVMDPAVSSVDQACNMPWSALNRVRSVAGVKAVVPLALGTAEVRFPNGRFQPFQVIGVDDATLAGVPPIGNGVSSRLLRQPDTVVVDPGGTSGKLATPGNSADQWPHDGPHLEVPSRELRSGDDLLVNDHRVVVVGVSQGVPRFPPRPLIYLTLGNAERILPPERRRLTFVLASAAQAVTAPELARRIQEATGFRARTSADFKADTVRWLLVNSEDVGDIAAMLSLALSVGFGVTGIMLYIFTQENLRQYAVLTAMGTTPRVLLLMVFAQAGICALIGTGLGIGLCGIAGEAAVRAGYPFRMMWYTPLFGSAMVLVVSVVAAALSARPVLKLRATSVFAAR from the coding sequence GTGAGTGAAGTGATCTACGTTGCTCTCAAGATGCTCTTCGGCGACCGGGGAAAATTCGCCGGACTCGTCTTCGGTATCGCCTTCACATCGTTTCTAGTCACCTTCGCGGCCTCGTATTTTGCCGGTTTCATGACGAGGGGATTCGCGCTACTCACGGAGAACGGAACCGCAGACGTCTGGGTCATGGACCCTGCGGTGAGTTCGGTCGACCAGGCATGCAACATGCCGTGGTCCGCGCTGAACCGCGTGCGCAGCGTCGCCGGTGTGAAAGCCGTGGTGCCGCTCGCCTTGGGGACGGCGGAGGTGCGCTTTCCGAACGGGCGCTTCCAGCCCTTCCAGGTGATCGGAGTCGATGACGCTACCCTTGCCGGCGTGCCTCCCATAGGGAATGGCGTTTCTTCACGCCTGCTCCGCCAGCCCGATACCGTGGTAGTCGATCCCGGCGGTACCAGTGGAAAGCTGGCTACTCCTGGCAACTCCGCCGACCAGTGGCCGCACGACGGTCCGCATCTCGAAGTGCCGAGCAGGGAATTGCGGTCCGGCGATGATTTGCTGGTCAACGACCATCGCGTCGTCGTGGTGGGAGTGTCGCAGGGGGTGCCGCGTTTTCCGCCGCGGCCGCTGATCTATCTTACCCTCGGCAACGCCGAAAGGATCTTGCCGCCTGAGCGGCGCAGACTGACCTTTGTCCTTGCCAGCGCCGCACAGGCAGTAACCGCCCCGGAGTTGGCCCGGCGCATTCAGGAGGCGACAGGTTTCCGGGCCCGCACCTCGGCCGATTTCAAGGCGGATACGGTGCGCTGGCTCCTGGTCAATTCGGAAGACGTAGGCGACATTGCGGCCATGCTTTCTTTGGCGTTGTCGGTAGGTTTCGGTGTGACAGGGATTATGTTGTACATCTTCACCCAGGAGAACCTGCGGCAGTATGCGGTGCTGACCGCGATGGGGACTACGCCGCGGGTGCTGCTCCTGATGGTGTTTGCGCAGGCGGGGATATGCGCCTTGATCGGCACCGGGTTGGGTATCGGTTTGTGTGGTATTGCCGGCGAAGCGGCTGTCAGGGCAGGTTATCCGTTCAGAATGATGTGGTACACACCGCTGTTCGGCTCTGCCATGGTATTGGTCGTCAGTGTGGTAGCCGCTGCGCTCAGCGCGCGTCCGGTTTTAAAGCTGCGCGCGACCTCGGTCTTTGCCGCGCGCTAA
- a CDS encoding DUF2318 domain-containing protein, producing the protein MSGTRMGRLVRGTIAAGAVLVGSVAFFGCSKVETAKIEGGVVTIPVAKVTEQAKFYKYVDNGKEISYFVAKAPDGSYKAAFNACDSCFREKKGYEQQGSVMNCINCNQKFAIDRLGPNATGGCNPGYLPIEVKGDAITIPESTLKGGAKYF; encoded by the coding sequence ATGTCAGGAACAAGAATGGGGCGTTTGGTACGTGGGACGATTGCTGCAGGTGCAGTGCTGGTGGGGTCTGTGGCTTTCTTCGGCTGCTCCAAAGTCGAGACGGCGAAGATCGAGGGCGGCGTCGTCACCATACCCGTTGCCAAAGTGACTGAGCAAGCGAAGTTCTACAAATACGTCGATAACGGGAAAGAGATCAGTTATTTCGTGGCCAAAGCCCCGGACGGAAGTTACAAAGCCGCTTTTAACGCCTGTGATTCCTGCTTTCGCGAAAAGAAAGGGTATGAACAGCAAGGCAGCGTGATGAACTGCATAAACTGCAACCAGAAGTTCGCCATCGACCGTCTTGGTCCCAACGCCACTGGCGGCTGCAACCCCGGTTATCTCCCGATAGAGGTCAAAGGCGATGCCATTACTATCCCGGAGAGCACCCTGAAGGGTGGGGCAAAATACTTCTAA
- a CDS encoding efflux transporter outer membrane subunit, producing the protein MDTGCAGKCRKSGATGREAVTALRGRIFAAALCLLLAGCAVSADYRPPRPDLPPRWSMGEEAGAPLVTAETPWWTAFGDPLLNALIDRALRANPDVRLAEARVLEARARRGAATGSLAPSLDARGSFTRERESRNAPNPVLVRPGGEVEPPGTENLFQAGFDASWELDLFGGKRRAVEAVQADLESALYERGGVVLTLVAEVSRNYFELRGIQRQSRLAATSVAVQRDSLALLRARFAAGMATDLEVVRAEAEVERRASLLPSLDFSYRKALHRLGVLLGEAPGAFAGELQPESIIPVPSGMPPVGAPSDILRQRPDLRRAERQLAAASARVGVAKADLYPRFVVSGSLALASEEFGDFSDRGSVLWSIGPSIIWPIFQRGRIVARIEVRDAQEQQALIAYRRVILDALEDMENALAGYRDEADRRAALIKAVDADRRNVVFARGRYQGGLTDFREVLVAESNLLQAQGELAQSETNLLLALVALYKALGGGWSVPAGEGGE; encoded by the coding sequence GTGGATACAGGTTGCGCCGGAAAGTGCAGGAAGTCGGGCGCCACGGGTCGGGAAGCCGTGACGGCGCTGCGCGGTCGCATCTTTGCCGCCGCACTCTGCCTCCTCCTTGCGGGGTGCGCGGTTTCGGCCGACTATCGGCCCCCGAGGCCGGACCTGCCGCCACGCTGGAGCATGGGGGAGGAAGCCGGTGCCCCGCTCGTGACGGCGGAAACCCCCTGGTGGACCGCATTCGGAGATCCCCTGCTCAACGCTTTGATCGATCGCGCTCTGCGGGCGAACCCGGATGTGAGGCTGGCTGAAGCACGGGTCCTGGAAGCACGGGCCCGCAGGGGAGCGGCAACGGGTTCCTTGGCCCCCTCGCTTGATGCCAGGGGCTCCTTTACCAGGGAAAGGGAGAGCAGGAACGCGCCCAACCCCGTGCTGGTGCGACCGGGCGGGGAGGTGGAGCCTCCAGGGACGGAGAACCTCTTCCAGGCCGGTTTCGATGCCAGTTGGGAACTCGACCTTTTCGGCGGCAAGCGTCGGGCGGTCGAGGCGGTGCAGGCCGATCTCGAGTCGGCGCTCTACGAGCGCGGGGGCGTCGTCCTTACTTTAGTCGCGGAGGTGTCGAGAAACTACTTCGAATTGCGGGGAATCCAAAGGCAAAGCCGTCTCGCAGCCACGAGCGTCGCCGTCCAGAGGGACAGCCTCGCCTTGCTTCGCGCGCGATTTGCCGCCGGGATGGCAACCGATCTCGAGGTCGTGCGGGCAGAGGCAGAGGTCGAGCGGAGAGCCTCGCTGCTACCATCGCTAGACTTTTCCTACCGGAAAGCGCTGCACCGTCTGGGCGTGCTCCTGGGCGAGGCCCCAGGTGCATTTGCCGGCGAACTGCAACCGGAAAGCATCATCCCCGTCCCCTCTGGCATGCCGCCTGTCGGGGCGCCATCGGATATCCTGCGCCAGCGGCCCGACTTGCGCAGGGCCGAGAGGCAGCTAGCCGCAGCGTCGGCCAGGGTGGGGGTCGCGAAAGCTGATCTCTACCCGAGGTTCGTCGTGTCGGGTTCTCTCGCCCTGGCTAGCGAGGAGTTTGGCGATTTCTCCGACCGCGGCAGCGTGTTGTGGTCGATCGGTCCCTCCATCATCTGGCCGATCTTCCAGCGCGGCAGGATCGTGGCCAGGATCGAGGTGCGCGACGCCCAAGAGCAGCAGGCATTGATCGCGTACCGGCGGGTGATCCTGGACGCCCTGGAGGATATGGAGAATGCCCTTGCCGGGTACCGGGATGAAGCGGACAGGCGCGCAGCTCTGATAAAGGCGGTGGACGCAGATAGGCGTAATGTCGTTTTCGCACGTGGGCGGTACCAGGGCGGGCTCACGGACTTCCGTGAGGTGCTCGTGGCTGAGAGCAACCTGTTACAGGCGCAAGGCGAGCTGGCTCAGAGCGAGACCAACCTTTTGCTCGCCCTGGTTGCTTTGTACAAGGCGCTAGGCGGGGGATGGAGCGTTCCAGCCGGGGAGGGGGGTGAGTGA
- a CDS encoding efflux RND transporter periplasmic adaptor subunit, which yields MSRRYLLPILAAVGLAIGVVAVIRENRTSQPARPAVQPAAGPFTSFVAGAGIIEPSSGNVAVGTPVPGIVKRVFVKWGDWVRAGEPLLQIDDRDLRARLPSALARKKEAAARFEQARVQLRIADSVPDRRAISLEELETRRAAVAIASAALEGAQAEIEQLKAETSRRTIRAPEQGRILRVEVRPGEFAPSGAPSTPLLELGDDRQFHVRVDVDEHDAWRVRAGAAAVASVPGNPNLRTSLHFMRIEPSLVRKTSLTGSSTERVDTRVLQVIYRFDPERLPEVYIGQQMDVWIQVAPESAGSRAPRVGKP from the coding sequence GTGAGCCGCCGCTATCTTCTTCCCATCCTGGCAGCCGTCGGTCTGGCTATCGGAGTAGTCGCGGTCATCAGGGAAAATCGCACTTCGCAGCCCGCCCGCCCTGCTGTGCAGCCGGCTGCTGGACCCTTTACCTCTTTCGTCGCTGGTGCCGGCATCATCGAGCCGAGCAGCGGGAATGTCGCTGTCGGGACGCCGGTGCCGGGCATTGTAAAGAGGGTTTTCGTAAAATGGGGCGACTGGGTGAGGGCGGGGGAGCCTCTTTTACAGATCGACGACCGAGACCTGCGGGCCCGACTCCCCTCGGCTCTTGCCAGAAAAAAGGAGGCGGCAGCCCGGTTCGAGCAGGCCAGGGTTCAGCTAAGGATAGCGGACAGCGTGCCCGACCGCCGGGCGATAAGCCTGGAGGAGCTAGAGACACGTCGTGCTGCCGTCGCCATAGCCTCGGCGGCTTTGGAAGGAGCCCAAGCGGAGATCGAGCAACTCAAGGCGGAGACCAGCCGCCGCACCATCCGGGCGCCGGAACAGGGTCGAATCCTGCGGGTAGAGGTGCGACCGGGTGAATTCGCGCCAAGCGGCGCGCCCTCAACTCCGTTGCTGGAATTGGGCGACGACCGGCAGTTTCACGTACGCGTGGACGTCGACGAGCATGACGCCTGGCGGGTGCGAGCGGGTGCTGCTGCGGTTGCTTCGGTCCCAGGCAATCCAAATCTCCGCACCTCACTGCATTTCATGCGCATCGAACCGTCTCTGGTGCGCAAAACCTCGCTTACCGGCAGCAGCACCGAGCGTGTCGACACCAGGGTGCTGCAGGTCATCTACCGCTTCGACCCAGAGCGGTTGCCGGAAGTCTATATCGGCCAGCAGATGGACGTGTGGATACAGGTTGCGCCGGAAAGTGCAGGAAGTCGGGCGCCACGGGTCGGGAAGCCGTGA
- a CDS encoding transposase: protein MARPLRIEFDGALYHVTSRGNERKDVFQVDKDRTVFLGILAKCCNLFNWVCHAYCLMNNHYHLVIETLDSTLSRGMRQLNGAYTQKFNWNHDRVGHLFQGRYKAVLIEKESHLLEACRYVVLNPIRAKMITTPQQWQWSSYRGTCGLATPAACLTVEWVLQQFGGTRQLAIREYKKFVKDGIEAPSLWEDLRCQILLGDEAFIDKFSEVAKGAEELREIPRSQRFLSRPSLQDLFLELNNKQHRNDVIIEAVQAHGYAQKEVADHLRLHYATISRILAKNNGETSRSKT from the coding sequence ATGGCTCGTCCCCTACGCATTGAATTTGACGGAGCACTGTATCACGTAACTTCGCGAGGCAACGAGCGCAAAGACGTATTCCAGGTCGACAAAGACCGCACAGTGTTTCTAGGTATCCTTGCAAAGTGCTGCAACCTGTTCAATTGGGTTTGTCATGCCTACTGCCTCATGAATAACCATTACCACCTCGTTATTGAGACCCTTGACAGCACGCTTAGCAGAGGAATGCGACAGCTTAACGGCGCATACACCCAGAAGTTCAACTGGAACCACGACCGCGTTGGGCACCTTTTCCAGGGTCGATACAAGGCGGTGTTGATCGAGAAGGAAAGTCATCTCCTGGAGGCATGTCGCTATGTCGTGTTAAACCCCATAAGAGCAAAGATGATAACTACTCCACAGCAATGGCAGTGGAGCAGTTATCGAGGAACATGTGGCTTGGCTACTCCCGCTGCTTGCCTTACTGTAGAATGGGTCCTTCAGCAGTTCGGCGGAACTCGTCAACTCGCGATCAGGGAATATAAAAAGTTTGTGAAAGATGGAATAGAAGCTCCATCTCTATGGGAGGACCTAAGATGCCAGATCCTGCTTGGAGATGAGGCCTTCATTGATAAATTTAGTGAAGTGGCAAAGGGAGCTGAAGAATTGAGAGAGATCCCTCGCAGTCAACGATTCCTATCTCGTCCATCGCTCCAGGATTTATTCCTCGAATTGAACAACAAGCAGCACCGGAATGATGTGATCATTGAAGCGGTGCAGGCTCACGGATATGCTCAAAAAGAAGTTGCAGATCATCTCAGACTGCACTACGCCACAATTAGTCGAATTTTAGCCAAGAACAACGGGGAAACATCAAGAAGCAAGACCTGA